One genomic region from Mastacembelus armatus chromosome 21, fMasArm1.2, whole genome shotgun sequence encodes:
- the LOC113123781 gene encoding GDP-Man:Man(3)GlcNAc(2)-PP-Dol alpha-1,2-mannosyltransferase-like, whose protein sequence is MAAHDQHQHLSLCFCDLMRLLWALVLPCVCLSLLLTLVLVLLLLGVRMWLRGRRRARWAQDGGPAVAFFHPYCNAGGGGERVLWCALRTLMHRYPRVSFVVYTGDQGVTGEQILEGARQRFNIRLPRPITFVFLRHRGLVEAASYPHFTLLGQSAGSMFLAWEALTALVPDLYVDSMGYAFTLPIFRYLGGCKVASYVHYPTVSTDMLSVVRERNPRFNNADFISRNPVLSAVKVLYYCCFALLYGLAGSCSDVIMVNSTWTLGHILALWRSPSRTSIVYPPCDVQAFLDVPLEGEDEDEDGWEQLGRELGSGEEEEGAGGRDRKCHSIVSVGQFRPEKDHQLQIRAFRKLLDRKEEGPTGQESLRLVLIGGCRNQEDEERVLMLRGLCQELGVSGRVDFKLNVPFEELKKELVDATIGLHTMWNEHFGIGVVECMAAGTIVLAHKSGGPKLDIVVPYEGGQTGFLADSEDGYAAAMATILALTPSARLEIRRSARRSVERFSDQEFEACFLAAMESLMTKLER, encoded by the exons GTTGCTGTGGGCCCTGGTGCTGCCATGCGTCTGCCTCAGTCTGCTCCTCACCCTCGTCCTGGTCCTGCTGCTCCTGGGGGTCCGCATGTGGCTGCGGGGCCGCCGTAGGGCCCGCTGGGCGCAGGACGGCGGCCCCGCGGTGGCTTTCTTCCACCCGTACTGCAACGCCGGAGGAGGCGGGGAGCGGGTCCTGTGGTGCGCCTTGAGGACCCTCATGCACCG GTACCCCAGGGTGTCCTTCGTAGTTTACACGGGGGATCAGGGGGTGACCGGCGAGCAGATCCTGGAGGGAGCCCGGCAGCGTTTCAACATCAGGCTGCCTCGTCCCATCACCTTTGTCTTCCTGCGTCACCGAGGGCTGGTGGAGGCCGCGTCGTACCCTCACTTCACCCTGCTGGGCCAGAGCGCCGGCTCCATGTTCCTCG CCTGGGAGGCTCTGACAGCCTTGGTGCCCGACCTGTACGTGGACTCCATGGGCTACGCCTTCACTCTGCCCATCTTCCGCTACCTGGGCGGCTGTAAGGTGGCAAGCTACGTTCACTATCCCACTGTCAGTACTGACATGCTGTCTGTGGTCAGAGAGAGGAACCccag GTTCAACAACGCCGACTTCATCTCCAGGAACCCCGTGCTGAGCGCAGTGAAGGTGCTGTACTACTGCTGCTTCGCTCTGCTGTACGGCCTGGCCGGCTCCTGCAGCGATGTCATCATGGTGAACTCCACCTGGACGCTGGGACACATCCTGGCCCTGTGGCGTTCTCCGAGCCGCACCAGCATCGTGTACCCACCCTGCGACGTCCAAGCCTTCCTAGACGTCCCGCTGGAAGGGGAGGATGAAGACGAGGATGGCTGGGAGCAGCTTGGACGGGAGCTGGGCAGTGgcgaggaagaggaaggagcaGGGGGACGGGACAGGAAGTGCCACTCCATCGTGTCTGTGGGTCAGTTCAGACCGGAGAAAGACCACCAGCTGCAGATTCGGGCGTTCCGCAAACTGTTGGACAGGAAAGAGGAAGGGCCAACGGGGCAGGAGTCGCTGAGGCTGGTGCTGATTGGTGGATGCAGGAACCAGGAAGATGAGGAGAGGGTGCTGATGCTGCGGGGGCTCTGTCAGGAGCTGGGGGTGTCGGGCCGAGTCGACTTCAAACTCAACGTCCCCTTTGAGGAGCTGAAGAAAGAACTGGTGGACGCCACCATCGGTCTGCACACCATGTGGAACGAGCACTTTGGCATAG GTGTGGTGGAGTGCATGGCTGCAGGCACCATAGTCCTCGCTCACAAGTCCGGAGGTCCAAAGCTGGACATCGTGGTGCCCTACGAGGGTGGACAGACGGGTTTCCTGGCCGACAGTGAGGACGGCTACGCCGCCGCCATGGCAACTATCCTGGCGCTGACGCCATCAGCTAGACTGGAGATCCGACGAAGCGCTCGGCGCTCCGTGGAGCGATTCTCTGACCAGGAGTTTGAGGCTTGTTTCCTCGCTGCCATGGAGTCTCTGATGACTAAACTGGAGCGATGA